One genomic window of Daphnia pulex isolate KAP4 chromosome 12, ASM2113471v1 includes the following:
- the LOC124208773 gene encoding serine/threonine-protein kinase/endoribonuclease IRE1-like isoform X1, producing the protein MASGESDKRKRNFNESDENSIQVENITYFESKNQSKFSKKPNTTCQIFRGKLENGTKAFIRKFEVARVQQKDLEFQRDIELLREPERTSHMHKSFIHYFCFIKHGEFYYVATEWCICSVEDLYDIRRNGHNWEGNEIDTKLIKESLGGKKELLRQATEGVAFLHAMGFVHRNLKPSNFLIAQLSRLDREGFKYLVKVSDFRMSKHLGKQPNHSGQRGSDGWISPYPPKNDPQEIKTHPSEDVFILGCFFHYVLTNGKHPFGDNGIERELNVKTHYYEVYLAKWKPEIEEIQAISLVKDMIKYDPEERPALKTILGRAYFLPDDYTTSFTTYKLK; encoded by the exons ATGGCCTCTGGGGAATCAGATAAGAGGAAGCGAAACTTTAatg AATCGGACGAGAATTCCATCCAAGTTGAAAACATAACATATTtcgaatcaaaaaatcaaagtaagttctctaaaaaaccaaatacaACTTGTCAAATTTTCCGTGGTAAGTTAGAAAACGGAACAAAGGCCTTCATTCGAAAGTTTGAGGTAGCAAGAGTTCAACAGAAAGATTTAGAGTTCCAACGAGACATCGAACTCCTCCGTGAGCCAGAAAGAACATCACACATGCACAAAAGTTTCATTCATTACTTCTGCTTCATAAAGCATGGCGAGTTTTA ctATGTCGCTACTGAATGGTGCATTTGCTCCGTAGAAGATCTTTACGATATTAGAAGGAATGGACACAATTGGGAAGGGAATGAGATTGACACGAAATTAATCAAGGAATCActgggaggaaaaaaagaattattacgACAAGCTACAGAAGGAGTTGCATTTTTACATGCGATGGGCTTTGTCCACCGAAACCTAAAGCCAAGTAACTTTTTGATCGCTCAGCTTTCACGGCTTGATCGCGAAGGCTTTAAATACCTGGTCAAAGTGTCGGACTTTCGAATGAGTAAACATTTAGGAAAGCAGCCTAATCATTCTGGCCAAAGAGGATCAGATGGATGGATTTCTCCCTATCCCCCCAAGAATGATCCTCAGGAGATTAAAACACATCCGTCCGAAGATGTGTTTATTCTCGGCTGCTTTTTCCACTACGTTTTGACCAATGGCAAACATCCATTTGGAGACAACGGAATCGAACGAGAGCTTAACgtaaaaacacattattatgAAGTCTATCTTGCCAAATGGAAAccagaaattgaagaaatacaagCTATTAGTCTTGTAAAGGATATGATTAAATACGACCCAGAAGAAAGACCAGCTCTCAAAACAATTCTTGGTCGGGCTTACTTTTTACCCGATGATTACACTACAAGCTTTACGACTTACAAGCTGAAGTAA
- the LOC124208773 gene encoding serine/threonine-protein kinase/endoribonuclease IRE1-like isoform X2 has protein sequence MASGESESDENSIQVENITYFESKNQSKFSKKPNTTCQIFRGKLENGTKAFIRKFEVARVQQKDLEFQRDIELLREPERTSHMHKSFIHYFCFIKHGEFYYVATEWCICSVEDLYDIRRNGHNWEGNEIDTKLIKESLGGKKELLRQATEGVAFLHAMGFVHRNLKPSNFLIAQLSRLDREGFKYLVKVSDFRMSKHLGKQPNHSGQRGSDGWISPYPPKNDPQEIKTHPSEDVFILGCFFHYVLTNGKHPFGDNGIERELNVKTHYYEVYLAKWKPEIEEIQAISLVKDMIKYDPEERPALKTILGRAYFLPDDYTTSFTTYKLK, from the exons ATGGCCTCTGGGGAATCAG AATCGGACGAGAATTCCATCCAAGTTGAAAACATAACATATTtcgaatcaaaaaatcaaagtaagttctctaaaaaaccaaatacaACTTGTCAAATTTTCCGTGGTAAGTTAGAAAACGGAACAAAGGCCTTCATTCGAAAGTTTGAGGTAGCAAGAGTTCAACAGAAAGATTTAGAGTTCCAACGAGACATCGAACTCCTCCGTGAGCCAGAAAGAACATCACACATGCACAAAAGTTTCATTCATTACTTCTGCTTCATAAAGCATGGCGAGTTTTA ctATGTCGCTACTGAATGGTGCATTTGCTCCGTAGAAGATCTTTACGATATTAGAAGGAATGGACACAATTGGGAAGGGAATGAGATTGACACGAAATTAATCAAGGAATCActgggaggaaaaaaagaattattacgACAAGCTACAGAAGGAGTTGCATTTTTACATGCGATGGGCTTTGTCCACCGAAACCTAAAGCCAAGTAACTTTTTGATCGCTCAGCTTTCACGGCTTGATCGCGAAGGCTTTAAATACCTGGTCAAAGTGTCGGACTTTCGAATGAGTAAACATTTAGGAAAGCAGCCTAATCATTCTGGCCAAAGAGGATCAGATGGATGGATTTCTCCCTATCCCCCCAAGAATGATCCTCAGGAGATTAAAACACATCCGTCCGAAGATGTGTTTATTCTCGGCTGCTTTTTCCACTACGTTTTGACCAATGGCAAACATCCATTTGGAGACAACGGAATCGAACGAGAGCTTAACgtaaaaacacattattatgAAGTCTATCTTGCCAAATGGAAAccagaaattgaagaaatacaagCTATTAGTCTTGTAAAGGATATGATTAAATACGACCCAGAAGAAAGACCAGCTCTCAAAACAATTCTTGGTCGGGCTTACTTTTTACCCGATGATTACACTACAAGCTTTACGACTTACAAGCTGAAGTAA
- the LOC124209966 gene encoding caspase-8-like, giving the protein MKHVIFEDLKVKNLCYSIEDLAKYDFSSYASLVVCILSHRNEGAVAGVDGKIIKINELKYKFNSNHCPTLNGKPKIWIIQACQGSGIQYPIQPNSCQGYTSSSSDSGTNVSQQGFTGMPVPIKQRKVESPKAEN; this is encoded by the exons ATGAAGCATgt AATTTTTGAGgacttgaaagttaaaaatctTTGCTATAGCATCGAAGATTTGGCAAAGTATGATTTCTCTTCCTACGCCAGCCTCGTTGTTTGCATCCTTTCGCATAGAAATGAAGGTGCCGTTGCAGGAGTTgatggtaaaataattaagatcAATGAACTCAAGTATAAATTCAACAGCAACCACTGCCCCACCCTGAACGGCAAGCCGAAAATTTGGATTATACAAGCGTGTCAGGGTAGTGGCATTCAATATCCCATACAACCAAATAGTTGCCAAG gttACACATCCTCAAGTTCAGATAGTGGAACGAACGTTTCGCAACAAGGTTTTACTGGAATGCCAGTCCCGATTAAGCAACGGAAAg TAGAATCACCGAAAgcagaaaactaa
- the LOC124208775 gene encoding serine/threonine-protein kinase/endoribonuclease IRE2-like isoform X1, with translation MAAKPENSNTNLERKGKLSFDKSLSCPNETGENPTTFKTHVFRGTFENKMFACIRRYEKDSLKLNLMCHTRETPPGEGKAIDEIQRDIDVLQQPKHLQENFIRYLCSEKDDDFFYVATEWCICSVEDLYEGKGNGFNWAKEKIDKELIKESLGEKEILRQAAEGLAFLHALGFVHRNLKPSNFLIAQLQQFRCDRFHYLVKLSDFRMSKKPIDCPIVSDTKGSKGWTYPKPATLNTEAKTSTYTSAGMYFSLVAFFITF, from the exons ATGGCCGCAAAACCTGAGAACTCGAATACAAATTTAG AGCGCAAAGGGAAACTAAGTTTTGATAAATCACTAAGCTGTCCAAACGAAACCGGAGAAAATCCCACTACATTCAAAACTCACGTTTTTCGAGGGACTTTTGAAAACAAGATGTTTGCCTGTATACGACGGTATGAAAAAGAcagtttgaaattgaatcttATGTGTCACACAAGAGAAACCCCACCAGGAGAA GGTAAAGCGATCGATGAAATCCAAAGAGACATCGACGTCCTTCAACAACCAAAGCATCTacaagaaaatttcattcgttATTTATGTAGTGAAAAAGATGACGACTTTTT TTATGTCGCCACAGAGTGGTGCATCTGTTCCGTGGAAGACCTCTACGAAGGTAAAGGCAACGGATTCAACTGGGCGAAGGAGAAGATTGACAAGGAACTAATCAAGGAATCactgggagaaaaagaaatattacgACAAGCGGCCGAAGGACTTGCATTTTTACATGCGCTGGGGTTTGTCCACCGAAACCTAAAGCCCAGCAACTTTCTGATCGCCCAGCTTCAACAGTTTCGTTGCGATCGATTTCACTACTTGGTCAAACTCTCGGATTTTCGTATGAGTAAAAAACCGATTGATTGTCCCATTGTTTCTGACACGAAAGGGTCGAAAGGATGGACCTACCCGAAACCGGCAACACTGAATACCGAAGCAAAAACGTCGACCTATACCAGCGCGGGGATGTATTTTTCCTTGGTTGCTTTTTTCATTACGTTTTAA
- the LOC124208775 gene encoding uncharacterized protein LOC124208775 isoform X2, whose product MAAKPENSNTNLERKGKLSFDKSLSCPNETGENPTTFKTHVFRGTFENKMFACIRRYEKDSLKLNLMCHTRETPPGEGKAIDEIQRDIDVLQQPKHLQENFIRYLCSEKDDDFLQLCRHRVVHLFRGRPLRR is encoded by the exons ATGGCCGCAAAACCTGAGAACTCGAATACAAATTTAG AGCGCAAAGGGAAACTAAGTTTTGATAAATCACTAAGCTGTCCAAACGAAACCGGAGAAAATCCCACTACATTCAAAACTCACGTTTTTCGAGGGACTTTTGAAAACAAGATGTTTGCCTGTATACGACGGTATGAAAAAGAcagtttgaaattgaatcttATGTGTCACACAAGAGAAACCCCACCAGGAGAA GGTAAAGCGATCGATGAAATCCAAAGAGACATCGACGTCCTTCAACAACCAAAGCATCTacaagaaaatttcattcgttATTTATGTAGTGAAAAAGATGACGACTTTTTGCAA TTATGTCGCCACAGAGTGGTGCATCTGTTCCGTGGAAGACCTCTACGAAGGTAA